A single genomic interval of Anopheles marshallii chromosome 2, idAnoMarsDA_429_01, whole genome shotgun sequence harbors:
- the LOC128707262 gene encoding uncharacterized protein LOC128707262: MKCKVIGRRHPRSRAVTYTGIDHPPRSDAEFRQGIYVRHKVGHSPLLELSFFDIVKDVLVGDKLHLIDLGVTRKLLHGWVYGMRGATRWSDQTFVHISSLLKSITLPSEVHRKLRGLEDLKHWKGSEFSSFLFYASIVVLRGNISAEAYQHFMLYFVAITLLSSNVYKDFWDEASDMLNDFVSHYEEIYGEGYISSNVHNLLHVTEEVKRLGPLNTMSAYPFENALQHMKGMLRHGHRCLEQAVNRYSEFEQLTISKMRPDNETTLKGSGDNIVVTMKDFILRPNNRDGWFLSPEKELIRFCSAEKSSGTIKLIGRKLIDPEEYFDEPVSSGVINICKGKISNLSPNTFEYKTSDVKGKMVAVKLDNEGLTMFAPLVHTLID, from the coding sequence ATGAAATGTAAAGTCATCGGACGTCGTCACCCGAGATCAAGGGCGGTTACATATACTGGAATCGATCATCCACCCCGCTCGGACGCTGAGTTTAGGCAAGGAATTTACGTTAGGCACAAAGTGGGTCATTCACCACTCTTGGAGCTAAGCTTTTTTGATATAGTGAAGGACGTGTTAGTCGGTGATAAACTTCACTTGATAGATCTAGGAGTTACACGCAAACTATTACACGGGTGGGTGTATGGTATGAGGGGAGCAACCAGATGGTCTGATCAAACCTTTGTGCACATTTCTAGTCTTTTAAAAAGCATTACTCTTCCTTCTGAAGTACATCGCAAGTTACGAGGTTTAGAAGATTTGAAACATTGGAAAGGATCGGAGTTTAgtagttttttgttctatGCTAGCATAGTAGTGCTGAGAGGTAACATATCAGCAGAAGCATATCAGCATTTTATGTTATATTTTGTTGCAATAACGCTGTTGTCTTCAAATGTGTATAAAGATTTTTGGGACGAGGCATCCGACATGCTAAACGATTTCGTTTCGCATTATGAAGAAATCTATGGGGAAGGTTATATTAGTAGTAACGTACATAACTTGTTGCATGTAACTGAAGAAGTAAAACGTTTAGGGCCTCTGAATACAATGTCTGCGTATCCTTTTGAAAATGCTCTTCAGCATATGAAAGGTATGCTTAGACACGGACATAGATGCTTAGAGCAAGCTGTGAACAGGTATTCTGAATTCGAACAGTTAACCATTTCGAAAATGAGACCGGATAATGAAACGACATTGAAGGGTTCAGGTGACAATATAGTTGTAACCATGAAGGATTTTATCCTAAGGCCCAATAATCGCGACGGTTGGTTTCTTTCGCCAGAAAAAGAGCTAATCAGGTTTTGTTCTGCAGAAAAATCGTCAGGGACTATAAAATTAATCGGTAGGAAGTTGATTGATCCGGAGGAATATTTCGATGAGCCGGTATCATCAGGGGTCATCAATATTTGTAAaggcaaaatttcaaatttatctcCTAATACTTTCGAATATAAAACTTCTGATGTCAAAGGTAAGATGGTTGCCGTCAAGTTAGATAACGAGGGACTTACGATGTTTGCTCCCCTTGTGCATACGCTAATAGATTAA
- the LOC128718317 gene encoding uncharacterized protein LOC128718317, producing MNPKHDKENAAASNNRNNDHILSNPSSPLEITPTKESDLLTNLHPLQNEHTLSYIVPSNQSSGTESSHYMHIIEKELKALRQGQEYLLTTFECAMEAVGALTPSTSFSMQPIKSKESMVEFDTRLAEPDYMAQVIAYLKRTTGEYRPINLMHRSIDLLFDLEFFASCSWSGIGIPNPKIPFKVHTNILKLFGLLGTTDGVEFPEWSIREYFKDKFYHAKQRLQNYKRIRTSSPRPFTRSNRLSARKNALENQANPQSSFSGVSGAPEST from the exons ATGAATCCT AAACACGATAAAGAGAATGCTGCTGCAAGCAATAACCGTAACAACGAT CATATCCTTTCAAACCCATCATCACCTCTAGAAATCACCCCAACAAAAGAATCTGACCTTCTCACTAATTTGCATCCTTTGCAGAATGAACATACATTATCGTATATCGTGCCCTCGAATCAGTCTTCTGGAACAGAAAGTTCACACTACATGCACATTATTGAAAAGGAGCTAAAAGCTCTTCGACAAGGCCAAGAATATTTGCTAACTACTTTCGAGTGTGCTATGGAAGCTGTTGGTGCTTTAACACCATCTACTTCTTTTAGCATGCAACCGATTAAATCTAAGGAGTCGATGGTAGAATTTGATACCCGACTTGCCGAACCAGATTACATGGCACAAGTGATAGCGTATTTAAAACGAACGACAGGGGAATATCGTCCTATCAATTTGATGCACCGATCCATAGATTTGCTGTTCGATTTGGAGTTTTTCGCATCCTGCAGTTGGAGTGGAATAGGCATTCCTAACCCAAAAATCCCTTTCAAAGTTCATACCAATATCCTTAAACTTTTTGGCCTACTAGGAACAACGGACGGAGTGGAGTTCCCGGAATGGAGTATTCGCGAGTACTTTAAAGATAAATTCTATCATGCGAAGCAAAGGTTACAGAACTACAAACGTATTCGAACATCAAGCCCACGTCCATTTACTCGTTCCAATAGGCTTAGTGCAAGAAAAAATGCTTTAGAAAATCAAGCAAATCCGCAATCCTCCTTTTCTGGGGTATCTGGAGCACCTGAAAGCACCTAA
- the LOC128718319 gene encoding uncharacterized protein LOC128718319 — MYFNYKKTFSIVLLGIVDANYNFLFVDVGCQGRISDGGVFSNSPIYNKLERGELNIPPPEILQVPYQVKIPYYLLGDQAFAMKEYCIRPFAGMHAADSMERGFNYRHSRARRTVENAFGILAKVFRVLAKPIDLEPPIAEKVVLAAVTLHNFRRRHTLYNYSNELLPTTNQESSLISEELNDIPPPAAMIPISGIPIRPTRAVQNIRTHLAQHFKFNDPLSYP, encoded by the coding sequence ATGTATTTtaactacaaaaaaacattcagcaTTGTCCTCCTAGGAATAGTGGACGCAAATTACAACTTCCTTTTCGTAGATGTTGGTTGTCAAGGAAGAATTTCAGATGGCGGCGTATTTTCGAACAGTCCCATTTACAACAAACTGGAACGGGGGGAGCTAAATATTCCCCCTCCGGAAATTTTGCAAGTTCCCTATCAGGTGAAAATTCCTTATTACCTTCTAGGTGATCAGGCGTTTGCTATGAAGGAGTACTGCATTCGTCCATTTGCAGGAATGCACGCTGCAGATTCTATGGAACGTGGTTTCAACTACCGGCATTCAAGAGCGCGCCGCACTGTAGAGAACGCTTTTGGGATTTTAGCAAAAGTGTTCAGAGTCTTAGCTAAACCCATAGATCTGGAACCACCTATTGCAGAAAAAGTCGTTCTTGCAGCTGTAACATTGCACAATTTTCGACGACGCCACACACTGTACAACTATTCGAACGAATTACTTCCAACTACAAATCAAGAATCATCGCTTATTTCCGAAGAATTGAACGATATACCTCCACCAGCTGCAATGATACCTATATCGGGTATTCCGATTAGGCCGACACGAGCAGTGCAAAACATTCGGACGCACCTAGCTCAACACTTCAAATTTAATGATCCATTGTCCTATCCTTAA